Proteins from one Parvibaculum lavamentivorans DS-1 genomic window:
- a CDS encoding DUF1328 domain-containing protein, whose protein sequence is MLYWAAVFFIIAVIAAVLGFGGLVSASASIAQILFFIFLVLFVVSLIFGVVRRPGPPR, encoded by the coding sequence ATGCTCTATTGGGCAGCAGTTTTCTTTATCATCGCGGTCATCGCGGCGGTTCTCGGCTTTGGCGGCCTCGTTTCGGCTTCCGCCAGCATCGCGCAGATCTTGTTCTTCATCTTCCTCGTTCTTTTTGTCGTCAGCCTCATCTTCGGGGTCGTACGCCGGCCTGGTCCGCCCCGGTAA
- a CDS encoding entericidin A/B family lipoprotein, whose product MKHVFAMLALLVAGFGLAACNTVEGAGQDIQRGGAAIEDTANDAK is encoded by the coding sequence ATGAAACACGTTTTCGCCATGCTCGCGCTTCTCGTGGCCGGATTTGGCCTTGCTGCCTGCAACACCGTTGAAGGTGCCGGTCAGGACATCCAGCGTGGCGGCGCGGCGATCGAAGATACCGCCAACGACGCGAAGTAA
- a CDS encoding CsbD family protein, whose product MNWDQVEGNWTQMKGRIKEAWGDITDSDLQKVEGKRDRLAGLLQERYGKQKEAAEREIDEWLSRH is encoded by the coding sequence ATGAATTGGGATCAGGTTGAAGGCAACTGGACGCAGATGAAGGGTCGCATCAAGGAAGCCTGGGGCGACATCACGGATTCGGATCTGCAGAAGGTGGAAGGAAAACGCGACCGCCTTGCGGGCCTCCTCCAGGAGCGCTACGGCAAGCAGAAAGAAGCCGCGGAACGCGAGATCGACGAATGGCTTTCGCGCCATTAA
- a CDS encoding PRC-barrel domain-containing protein gives MKRLFTTTALVASMALGTAAASDSVDNAPREMAPPAQTEGAAMDANDNLETGSINSSDVVSINGNAAVMSDSAISARDLIGATVVGPTGDEVGSVSDLVFDDDNALEQVVVSDGGILGFGGKEVAVDFEGATVTRGEGDDPEVRIGMTAEAIEGVAEFDKTPYTDAGDRLGSAYIDREVRLASAEDRSGELHDLILDDSGAAKYAVVEFGGLLEIDSQLAVEIDSLTTASAEEPFSLSMTEEELRQAPVFHYDADDVASASDL, from the coding sequence ATGAAGCGGCTTTTCACGACCACAGCACTTGTTGCTTCGATGGCCCTCGGAACAGCGGCGGCTTCCGACAGCGTCGATAATGCACCGCGCGAAATGGCGCCTCCGGCGCAGACTGAAGGCGCTGCGATGGACGCGAATGACAATCTCGAAACCGGTTCCATCAACAGTTCGGATGTGGTTTCGATAAACGGCAATGCTGCCGTGATGAGCGATAGTGCCATTTCGGCGCGGGATTTGATCGGCGCAACAGTTGTCGGTCCGACCGGTGACGAAGTTGGTTCCGTAAGCGATCTCGTCTTCGATGACGACAATGCACTCGAGCAGGTGGTTGTCAGCGATGGCGGCATCCTCGGCTTCGGTGGCAAGGAAGTCGCCGTGGACTTTGAAGGCGCTACTGTCACGCGCGGCGAGGGTGATGATCCCGAAGTGCGCATCGGCATGACCGCCGAGGCGATCGAAGGCGTCGCCGAATTCGACAAGACGCCCTACACGGATGCGGGCGACAGGCTGGGCAGCGCCTATATCGACAGAGAAGTGAGGCTCGCATCGGCGGAGGATCGCTCCGGTGAACTTCACGACCTCATTCTCGACGACAGCGGCGCCGCGAAATATGCCGTGGTCGAGTTCGGTGGCCTGCTGGAAATCGACAGCCAGCTCGCCGTCGAGATCGACAGCCTGACAACGGCCTCGGCCGAAGAGCCGTTCTCTCTTTCGATGACGGAGGAGGAACTGCGCCAGGCCCCGGTGTTTCACTATGATGCCGACGATGTAGCGTCCGCCAGCGACCTCTAA
- a CDS encoding response regulator has protein sequence MRACVLVADDDPVQLQEMVEFLQSINVDVITAVDGHDAIEQITRERPRILMLDVNMPGWDGVRVAEAARNLNHKVITMLMTAESETYHYASLADCGAVAVFRKPVQLAKISDFLRSALGEATAA, from the coding sequence ATGCGTGCTTGTGTGCTTGTCGCCGACGACGATCCGGTGCAGTTGCAGGAGATGGTGGAGTTTCTGCAATCCATCAATGTCGACGTCATCACGGCAGTCGATGGTCACGATGCCATCGAGCAGATCACGCGGGAGCGCCCGCGCATCCTCATGCTGGATGTTAACATGCCCGGCTGGGACGGCGTTCGGGTCGCCGAAGCCGCGCGAAATCTCAATCATAAGGTCATCACCATGCTGATGACCGCCGAAAGCGAGACCTATCACTACGCCAGCCTGGCCGATTGCGGCGCGGTCGCGGTTTTCCGTAAACCGGTGCAACTCGCAAAAATCAGCGATTTCCTGCGCTCCGCGCTGGGGGAAGCCACCGCGGCCTGA
- a CDS encoding response regulator, with protein sequence MRVLIYDDDEDLAQECADALTRRGHKTTTRNGQANFSALVAAFEPDLILLDVHMPEFNGFEALQALARNTRKSDISVIMMSGARDNLLGATTAFCEAHDIGLLGTLPKPFGLKELDELLDRAGAVRPAS encoded by the coding sequence ATGCGCGTGCTCATCTATGACGATGACGAGGACCTCGCGCAGGAATGCGCGGACGCTCTCACGCGGCGGGGCCACAAAACGACAACGCGGAACGGGCAAGCGAATTTCTCCGCGCTGGTGGCGGCGTTCGAGCCCGACCTGATCCTGCTCGATGTGCATATGCCGGAATTCAACGGCTTCGAAGCATTGCAGGCGCTCGCGCGGAACACCCGGAAGAGCGATATTTCGGTCATCATGATGTCCGGCGCGCGGGACAATCTGCTCGGCGCCACGACGGCCTTCTGCGAGGCGCATGACATAGGTCTGCTCGGCACCTTGCCAAAGCCCTTCGGTCTGAAGGAGCTGGACGAGCTTCTGGACAGGGCGGGAGCCGTTCGGCCGGCTTCCTGA
- a CDS encoding bifunctional alpha/beta hydrolase/OsmC family protein: protein MAIRSTKVVFNGAQGDELAALLDLPASAPKAYAVFAHCFTCSKDIFAAQRIAGALAERGIGVLRFDFTGLGMSGGEFANTNFSSNIADLLQAVDFLRREYEAPSILIGHSLGGAAVLAAAGEVPEAKAVATIGAPADTEHVIHNFHADLSRIEETGEAEVTLAGRTFSIRKQFLDDVRAQNIAARVASLRKALLIFHAPLDQTVGIENAARIFDAAKHPKSFVSLDTASHLLAKRSDALYVAEVLGAWATRYIGASEEARDADSTEDVTVSETGKGKFQQRVSSGPHRLIADEPESYGGMGSGPTPYDFLSIALGACTSMTLRMYADRKGLDLGRISVTVEHDKVHAKDCKECAEGRDGHVDRFQRTIHIEGGADPALREKIVEIAGKCPVHRTLERGAAVVTKLA from the coding sequence ATGGCAATCCGTTCGACCAAGGTGGTTTTCAACGGTGCGCAAGGCGATGAGCTTGCAGCCTTGCTCGACCTTCCGGCGAGTGCGCCGAAGGCCTACGCCGTCTTTGCTCATTGCTTCACCTGTTCGAAAGACATCTTTGCAGCACAGCGCATTGCAGGCGCACTGGCGGAGCGCGGTATCGGCGTATTGCGTTTCGACTTCACCGGCCTCGGCATGAGTGGCGGCGAATTCGCCAACACGAATTTCTCGTCAAACATTGCCGATCTTCTGCAGGCGGTGGATTTTCTGCGGCGGGAATACGAAGCGCCTTCAATTCTTATCGGCCACAGCCTCGGCGGCGCGGCCGTTCTTGCGGCGGCGGGCGAAGTGCCGGAAGCGAAGGCGGTTGCGACGATCGGCGCACCAGCGGATACCGAACATGTCATCCATAATTTCCACGCCGACCTTTCCAGGATCGAGGAAACAGGCGAAGCGGAAGTGACGCTTGCGGGCCGGACTTTCTCTATCCGCAAGCAGTTTCTTGACGATGTGCGCGCACAGAACATCGCCGCCCGCGTCGCGTCGCTCAGAAAGGCGCTGCTGATCTTCCATGCGCCGCTCGACCAGACAGTCGGCATCGAGAATGCCGCACGGATTTTCGATGCGGCCAAGCACCCGAAGAGTTTCGTCTCACTGGATACGGCAAGCCATCTTCTCGCCAAGCGAAGCGATGCCCTTTATGTCGCGGAAGTGCTCGGGGCATGGGCGACACGTTATATCGGCGCAAGCGAGGAGGCGCGCGACGCAGACAGCACCGAGGACGTCACCGTGTCGGAGACCGGCAAAGGCAAGTTCCAGCAGCGTGTTTCGAGCGGGCCTCATCGTCTGATCGCCGACGAGCCCGAAAGCTATGGCGGCATGGGCAGCGGCCCGACCCCCTACGACTTTCTGTCGATCGCGCTTGGGGCCTGCACCTCCATGACGTTGCGCATGTATGCGGACCGCAAGGGTCTCGATCTCGGCCGCATCTCGGTCACGGTCGAGCACGACAAGGTCCATGCAAAGGATTGTAAGGAATGCGCCGAGGGCCGTGACGGCCATGTCGACCGGTTCCAGCGCACTATCCATATCGAAGGCGGAGCCGATCCGGCGCTGAGAGAGAAGATCGTCGAAATTGCCGGCAAGTGTCCCGTCCACCGGACACTCGAAAGAGGGGCCGCAGTGGTCACAAAGCTCGCCTGA
- a CDS encoding DUF3309 family protein, producing MSTILLVILILLIIGAVPSWPYSRGWGYGPSGLLGVLLIVLIVLLLTGRV from the coding sequence ATGAGTACAATCCTGCTTGTCATCCTTATTCTGCTGATTATCGGCGCGGTTCCGTCATGGCCCTACAGCCGTGGCTGGGGCTACGGACCGAGCGGCTTGCTCGGCGTATTGCTCATTGTGCTGATCGTGCTGCTTCTGACGGGCAGGGTCTGA
- a CDS encoding sensor histidine kinase, translating to MPSQVVRTNWLKRVERWRRTRPTLRTRIAVRLAIALLPLCLAAEIAQYTIAVHNQSLRDKALVARGETILASQGGVLQEMNALLDTVSILLASSPSSPASCNETFRRIVAQHRDISSLRFLAPDGSTICRGPTPILEGTEIEPAPTWIATALEAQNFTVWAWSELASSDVPAGEMALVAALPVYDADKSAKGVLALTFSFRALAVTTQVVELRDASALALLDARGTVLTQRTKGAPVGSWLPRSLVAETRPSLMSGTFVQKGLDDATRTYVISSLPGNIFGLYAEEPDDPSIAARALLYFVIAFPLLVWIAASFLAGRAAERSVIDPLNRVRKAIRRYIAGDETARVDEDPDAPEEVQAVANKFNTMVETIQARDDALRAALEHQKALVREVNHRVRNNLQVMNSLLNLQSRRAKTPEQMAIFLDIQRRLNALGIVHAALYKGDDFRAVDLGVLLKDLCQSTERHLSTEWGRPVLTMRSSSTIFALPDAALTLAFLVTELIAAATVGLSPEGHPATQIDFDLNERPEGGSTLVMKVDQPVLGGLLESRPDEGHINLFRGLIRQLRAHMDVDADHCLVTVTMPVLV from the coding sequence TTGCCATCGCAAGTTGTACGGACGAACTGGCTCAAGCGTGTGGAACGCTGGCGCCGTACTCGCCCCACATTGAGGACGCGCATCGCCGTCCGCCTCGCCATAGCGCTGCTTCCTCTTTGTCTGGCGGCGGAGATAGCTCAGTACACCATTGCCGTTCATAACCAGTCGCTGCGGGACAAGGCGCTGGTTGCGCGCGGGGAAACCATTCTTGCGAGCCAGGGCGGCGTTCTCCAGGAGATGAATGCCCTTCTCGACACGGTTTCGATACTGCTCGCAAGCTCACCCTCCAGCCCCGCCTCCTGCAACGAGACGTTCCGCCGGATCGTGGCGCAGCACCGGGATATCTCCTCCCTCCGGTTTCTGGCGCCTGACGGAAGCACGATCTGTCGCGGCCCCACTCCTATCCTGGAAGGAACGGAGATAGAGCCCGCGCCCACATGGATAGCAACCGCCCTTGAGGCGCAAAACTTCACAGTTTGGGCCTGGAGCGAGCTGGCCAGCTCTGATGTGCCTGCCGGAGAGATGGCCCTTGTTGCAGCTTTGCCGGTCTATGATGCCGACAAAAGCGCGAAAGGCGTCCTGGCCCTGACCTTTTCTTTCAGGGCGCTGGCCGTCACGACGCAGGTTGTGGAACTGCGGGACGCATCCGCGCTGGCGCTTCTCGATGCGCGGGGAACCGTGCTGACCCAGCGCACCAAAGGCGCACCTGTGGGCTCCTGGTTGCCGCGTTCGCTGGTGGCGGAAACGCGGCCGAGCCTCATGTCGGGGACGTTTGTGCAAAAAGGGCTCGACGACGCTACCCGAACCTATGTCATCAGTTCATTGCCGGGCAATATTTTCGGGCTCTACGCTGAAGAGCCTGATGATCCTTCAATCGCGGCGCGGGCGCTCCTCTATTTTGTCATCGCCTTCCCCCTTCTTGTCTGGATTGCCGCGAGCTTTCTTGCGGGACGCGCCGCGGAGCGCAGCGTCATCGATCCGCTCAATCGCGTGAGAAAGGCCATACGCCGCTATATCGCGGGCGACGAGACGGCGAGGGTGGATGAAGATCCGGATGCACCGGAGGAAGTGCAAGCCGTAGCGAACAAGTTCAACACCATGGTCGAAACGATCCAAGCGCGGGACGATGCCTTGCGGGCAGCGCTGGAACATCAGAAAGCACTGGTGCGCGAGGTCAATCACCGGGTCCGGAACAATCTTCAAGTCATGAACAGCCTTCTCAACCTGCAGAGCCGGCGCGCGAAGACGCCGGAGCAGATGGCGATATTCCTCGACATCCAGCGGCGCCTGAACGCGCTCGGCATCGTCCATGCGGCTCTCTACAAGGGCGACGATTTCCGCGCGGTGGATCTTGGCGTGCTGTTGAAGGATCTTTGTCAGTCGACGGAGCGGCATCTCTCGACGGAATGGGGCCGGCCGGTCCTTACAATGCGTTCGTCGTCGACCATTTTTGCCCTGCCCGACGCCGCCCTGACGCTTGCGTTCCTTGTGACCGAGCTCATTGCCGCCGCAACCGTCGGCCTTTCACCCGAGGGGCACCCCGCAACCCAGATCGATTTCGACCTCAATGAACGTCCTGAAGGGGGTTCGACCCTCGTCATGAAGGTGGATCAGCCGGTTCTCGGAGGGCTGCTGGAAAGCCGGCCGGATGAGGGGCATATCAACCTCTTTCGTGGTCTGATCCGCCAGTTGCGGGCGCATATGGACGTGGATGCCGATCATTGCCTGGTCACCGTTACGATGCCGGTCCTGGTCTGA
- a CDS encoding MOSC domain-containing protein, translating into MTGTVVAVSLSDRHAFSKAQLRVIHLLAGLGVEGDAHCGKNVQHLSRVARDPSQPNLRQVHLIHAELHDELAKRGFEVPPGSMGENITTRGIDILAFPTGTRLSFGKAVIEITGLRNPCVQLDRFQPGLLAAVLGRGADGALIRKAGVMGIVVAGGPVKPGDAIEMELPVAPHIPLATV; encoded by the coding sequence ATGACCGGGACAGTTGTGGCGGTATCGCTGAGCGACCGGCATGCTTTCAGCAAGGCGCAACTTCGCGTCATTCATCTGCTTGCGGGGCTCGGTGTCGAGGGCGATGCCCATTGCGGCAAAAACGTCCAGCATCTTTCCCGTGTCGCGCGCGATCCCTCACAGCCCAATCTCAGGCAAGTGCATCTCATCCATGCCGAACTTCACGACGAACTCGCCAAGCGCGGCTTCGAGGTGCCGCCTGGCTCCATGGGCGAGAATATTACGACGCGGGGCATCGATATTCTTGCTTTTCCCACGGGAACGCGGCTGTCGTTCGGAAAGGCAGTCATTGAAATTACCGGCCTGCGAAACCCCTGCGTCCAACTGGACCGGTTTCAACCGGGGCTATTGGCGGCCGTTCTCGGCCGGGGTGCCGATGGCGCCCTCATCCGCAAGGCGGGCGTCATGGGAATCGTGGTTGCGGGCGGCCCCGTGAAACCGGGCGACGCGATCGAGATGGAGCTGCCTGTCGCGCCGCACATACCTCTAGCTACCGTGTAG
- a CDS encoding NepR family anti-sigma factor, which yields MPYSRPKIVSFNMINERLKQQNTGDGGLAKRDAVVRSSILGRRLREMYREVEQEPIPDEFKALLAKLESGEKN from the coding sequence ATGCCGTATTCGCGCCCAAAGATCGTTAGTTTCAACATGATAAATGAACGCTTAAAGCAGCAGAACACGGGTGATGGCGGTCTAGCCAAACGGGATGCCGTCGTTCGCAGTTCCATCCTCGGCCGGCGGCTGCGCGAGATGTATCGCGAAGTCGAGCAGGAGCCCATCCCTGACGAATTCAAAGCATTATTGGCTAAACTCGAATCCGGCGAAAAGAACTGA
- a CDS encoding phosphate porin gives MTLKNILLAGTALGAAVFMTAPAFAASNTQAELDALKAQIEALQRKVDDVQIQHGNAIKSLEERKSDVEVSLKDGRPVFKSADGNFTFGITGRAHLDVGGYDMSDSDEANMIAATGNPDGLRGNANFRRLRLGFNGTFAKDFGYNIEFNFGDSGTESDARIYEALLTYKGIEGVNLVLGATKPKMTLDDSTSSNDITFIERATAVNLAITPAAGEARMTAGGTFNTDNFFGATYYTAGSAASGGGLDDYDSSNVVGRLAYATSPKEGLNVHIGASASHSFNLPGDSVRFRDRPELRVDADRYIDANFAGAADTATVYGPELAFNYGPFRAQGEYYRYEVDGIAGGSADMDAWYLQASWILTGESYKYDIKKAAYSGVKPDNPFGFGGGGAGAWEVAARYSHANLNDTSIGLNGGEQDIITVGLNWYANNNLRFMLNYLDVDVEDRGAAQLDFGHQALALRTQFAF, from the coding sequence ATGACGTTGAAAAACATTCTGCTGGCCGGCACCGCGCTGGGCGCCGCCGTCTTCATGACGGCTCCCGCTTTTGCCGCCAGTAACACCCAGGCCGAGCTCGACGCCCTGAAAGCGCAGATCGAAGCGCTTCAGCGGAAGGTCGACGACGTCCAGATCCAGCACGGCAATGCGATCAAGTCGCTCGAGGAACGCAAGAGCGACGTGGAAGTGAGCCTCAAGGATGGCCGCCCGGTCTTCAAATCGGCCGACGGCAACTTCACCTTCGGCATTACCGGCCGCGCCCATCTCGACGTCGGCGGCTACGACATGAGCGACAGCGACGAAGCGAACATGATCGCCGCGACCGGCAACCCGGACGGCCTGAGGGGCAACGCAAACTTCCGCCGCCTCCGTCTCGGCTTCAACGGCACCTTCGCGAAGGACTTCGGATATAACATCGAGTTCAACTTCGGCGACAGCGGCACGGAATCCGATGCGCGCATCTACGAAGCCTTGCTGACCTACAAGGGCATCGAGGGCGTGAACCTCGTTCTCGGCGCGACCAAACCGAAGATGACGCTGGACGATTCCACGTCGTCGAACGACATCACCTTCATCGAACGCGCGACGGCGGTGAACCTCGCCATCACACCGGCGGCAGGCGAAGCGCGCATGACGGCGGGCGGCACCTTCAATACCGACAACTTCTTCGGCGCCACCTACTACACGGCCGGCTCCGCGGCGAGTGGCGGTGGCCTTGACGACTATGACAGCTCGAATGTCGTCGGCCGTCTTGCCTATGCGACATCGCCCAAGGAAGGCCTGAACGTCCATATCGGCGCCTCTGCGTCGCACTCGTTCAACCTGCCGGGTGACAGCGTACGTTTCCGCGACCGTCCAGAACTGCGCGTCGACGCCGATCGCTATATCGACGCGAACTTTGCCGGTGCTGCCGACACGGCGACAGTCTATGGCCCCGAACTCGCGTTCAACTACGGCCCGTTCCGCGCACAGGGCGAGTACTACCGCTATGAAGTCGACGGCATTGCCGGCGGCAGCGCCGACATGGATGCCTGGTATCTGCAGGCGTCGTGGATTCTCACCGGCGAGTCCTACAAGTACGACATCAAGAAGGCGGCTTACTCCGGCGTGAAGCCCGACAATCCGTTCGGCTTCGGTGGCGGCGGTGCGGGTGCGTGGGAAGTGGCGGCGCGTTACAGCCATGCCAATCTCAACGATACCAGCATCGGCCTCAATGGCGGCGAACAGGACATCATCACGGTGGGCCTGAACTGGTACGCCAACAACAACCTCCGCTTCATGCTCAACTATCTTGACGTGGATGTTGAAGATCGCGGCGCCGCACAGCTCGATTTCGGGCATCAGGCACTCGCGCTGCGCACTCAGTTCGCGTTCTGA
- a CDS encoding DUF5330 domain-containing protein: MVRFAIKSLVVLVLIGHAIKLAEPAESAPDGDVRFIPASYSEEPVAPVEQQEIASHLSAFTNAQIVVSHTASDAAGFCDRQPLACQSGRELLVRVATSVRDVAGSFVSRMDGEEEVQARSDPDTEYRPLDGYRGSYPLLPAEPPARSGAF, translated from the coding sequence ATGGTCAGGTTTGCGATCAAATCTCTGGTGGTACTGGTCCTGATCGGGCACGCCATCAAACTTGCAGAACCGGCGGAATCGGCGCCAGATGGCGATGTGCGCTTCATCCCGGCCAGCTATTCCGAAGAACCTGTTGCCCCCGTGGAGCAGCAGGAGATCGCCAGCCATCTTTCAGCTTTCACCAATGCCCAGATCGTTGTGTCACACACGGCGAGCGATGCTGCCGGCTTTTGCGACCGGCAGCCGCTGGCGTGCCAGTCAGGTCGCGAACTTCTCGTTCGCGTCGCGACCAGCGTGAGGGATGTCGCCGGGAGTTTTGTCAGCCGGATGGATGGAGAAGAAGAAGTTCAGGCGCGAAGTGATCCCGATACTGAATATCGTCCTCTTGACGGTTATCGCGGGTCCTACCCTCTTCTTCCCGCCGAACCGCCCGCGCGGTCCGGCGCTTTCTGA
- a CDS encoding response regulator: protein MSLADKIAPLLPHLRRYARALTGSQKRGDAYVRSLLEGIIADDSIIDRKMDPRVGLYRAFHAIWATANPELTQLDEATGMERIAAGRLSQMTPINRQALLLTAMEGFSNHETGQVLDVSSDEVATLIDAALKEIDNQVATSVLIIEDEPIISMDLEQIVRDLGHDIMATVVTREEAVSAISKNKPGLVLADIQLADGSSGIDAVKDIFARFRVPVIFITAYPERLLTGERPEPTFLITKPFLPSTVKAAIGQALFFNDEEAEAA from the coding sequence ATGTCGTTAGCAGACAAAATCGCCCCCCTTCTCCCCCATTTGCGCCGCTACGCCCGTGCGCTAACTGGTAGTCAGAAACGCGGCGATGCATATGTCCGTTCCCTGCTGGAGGGAATAATTGCGGACGATAGTATCATTGACCGGAAAATGGACCCGCGCGTAGGTCTTTACCGCGCTTTTCACGCCATTTGGGCCACTGCCAATCCGGAACTCACACAGTTGGACGAAGCGACCGGGATGGAAAGGATCGCCGCCGGGCGCCTCTCCCAGATGACTCCGATTAATCGGCAGGCCTTGCTGCTGACGGCGATGGAAGGCTTCAGCAACCACGAAACGGGCCAGGTGCTGGATGTCAGCTCGGACGAAGTGGCGACGCTGATCGATGCCGCGTTGAAGGAAATCGACAATCAAGTGGCCACCTCGGTGCTCATCATCGAGGATGAACCCATCATTTCGATGGATCTTGAGCAGATTGTCAGAGACCTCGGGCACGACATCATGGCGACCGTCGTCACGCGCGAAGAGGCCGTGAGCGCGATCAGCAAGAACAAGCCTGGGCTGGTGCTCGCGGATATTCAGCTTGCCGATGGCAGTTCCGGTATCGACGCCGTAAAGGACATTTTTGCGCGCTTCAGGGTGCCGGTGATTTTTATCACCGCATATCCCGAACGGTTGCTGACGGGTGAACGTCCGGAGCCGACATTCCTCATCACGAAGCCTTTCCTTCCGAGCACCGTAAAAGCGGCTATCGGGCAGGCATTGTTCTTCAATGATGAAGAAGCGGAAGCCGCCTGA
- a CDS encoding NepR family anti-sigma factor, with translation MEDETDKQVGPEDGKSAKARDKVEQSARREALGTGLRRAYQKVLSEPIPDEFSQLLDQLSKSEPESEPE, from the coding sequence GTGGAAGATGAGACAGACAAGCAGGTAGGGCCAGAAGATGGCAAATCTGCGAAAGCGCGTGACAAGGTCGAGCAGAGCGCCAGACGAGAGGCGCTCGGCACGGGGCTGAGGCGTGCCTATCAAAAAGTGTTGAGTGAGCCGATTCCCGACGAATTTTCGCAATTGCTCGACCAGTTATCGAAGTCTGAACCGGAGAGTGAGCCGGAATAA
- a CDS encoding MgtC/SapB family protein, which produces MDIGYLFETYGALDYLARLGAAAAMGGVIGLDREAHDRPAGLRTHMMTAMAAAIFTILTLELHEEFVLRGAHGTADPIRIIDAVTAGVAFLAAGAIIHMRGQVRGLTTGAGMWLAGALGVACGMEKYMLGGVALALAAIVLMALRPLEARLSHRRGNARENEDQAERDDAPPR; this is translated from the coding sequence ATGGACATCGGCTATCTTTTTGAGACCTACGGCGCGCTCGACTATCTCGCGCGTCTGGGGGCTGCGGCGGCGATGGGCGGTGTCATCGGCCTCGACCGCGAGGCGCATGACCGCCCGGCTGGCCTCCGCACGCATATGATGACGGCGATGGCCGCCGCGATCTTCACCATTCTCACACTTGAACTCCATGAAGAGTTCGTGCTGCGCGGTGCGCATGGCACCGCCGACCCGATCCGCATCATCGATGCGGTGACGGCCGGCGTCGCCTTCCTCGCGGCAGGCGCCATCATCCATATGCGCGGCCAGGTGCGCGGCCTCACCACCGGCGCGGGAATGTGGCTTGCCGGCGCGCTGGGCGTCGCGTGCGGCATGGAAAAATACATGCTTGGCGGGGTAGCCCTGGCGCTCGCCGCCATCGTTCTCATGGCTTTGCGTCCTCTCGAAGCGCGCCTGAGCCATCGCCGGGGGAATGCGCGGGAAAATGAAGACCAGGCGGAACGGGATGACGCCCCTCCCCGGTAG
- a CDS encoding sigma-70 family RNA polymerase sigma factor, which yields MKDEKEEQLPEPLSDAEFKKELEQLIPHLRAFARNLCGKPDMADDLAQDALLKAWGARKRYRAGTNMRAWAFVILRNQFLSQMRRSRFTGEWDDSVAERKLATPAHQDHQMQLSDLQRALMRLPAAQREALILVGAGGFSYEEAADICDCAVGTVKSRVARARVALEEMIDGGVLPARAESMLTAGETTDAIMSAMDKLTR from the coding sequence ATGAAGGACGAAAAAGAAGAGCAGCTGCCAGAGCCGCTGAGCGACGCTGAGTTCAAGAAAGAACTCGAGCAGTTGATCCCGCATCTTCGTGCCTTCGCCCGCAACCTTTGCGGCAAGCCGGATATGGCGGACGATCTGGCGCAGGATGCGCTCTTGAAGGCGTGGGGTGCGCGAAAGAGATATCGCGCTGGTACCAATATGCGCGCTTGGGCATTCGTGATCCTGCGCAACCAGTTCCTTTCTCAAATGCGCCGGTCCCGATTTACAGGCGAGTGGGACGACAGTGTTGCCGAACGCAAACTCGCCACGCCCGCGCATCAGGACCACCAGATGCAGCTTTCAGATTTGCAGCGGGCGCTGATGCGTTTGCCTGCCGCCCAGCGCGAGGCGCTTATTCTCGTAGGCGCCGGCGGCTTCTCCTATGAAGAGGCCGCCGATATCTGCGACTGCGCAGTGGGCACGGTGAAAAGCCGCGTTGCGCGGGCACGCGTCGCGCTGGAAGAGATGATCGATGGCGGGGTTTTACCCGCACGGGCAGAGAGCATGCTTACGGCAGGCGAGACGACGGATGCGATCATGAGCGCGATGGACAAGCTCACGCGATAA